AGTTGCTGTCCACCCAACATAATGCAATATTCTTTGCGGGCGAGGAACAGCAAGTTTTCGCCTTGCCGCATGATGGCAGAACCACCAGTCGGCATTTCAAACACTTGCTCTTTGGGGCTTGTCCAGGTGATAGCGTACTTTTCTTCGGTTTGGGCTTTTGTTAGCAAGCCTCCGGTACTGCCACCAAATATCGGGGTTTGTCCAGTTAGAGTCTCTACCGTTTCTGGCATAGATTTTTCTCCCAACGTTTTAGGGCATCCTATCACCCAGCAAACGTCTCTATTGCCACTCTGTCAAGAACTGTAACAGTTCGTCATTAGTCAAGGGGTTAGAGGGTGGAAGGTGGAAGGTGGGAACTACAACATTCCCACCTTCCCACGGCTACTGACTACTAACCATTGACTGCTTTGCCACGATGGGAACGGTGAAGTGAAACTTACTGCCTTTGTCCTTACCAGCAGATTCAGCCCAAATCTCACCACCCCAACCGCTGACAATCTGGCGACAAATTGCCAGTCCTAAACCAGTACCGCTAGTAGTTCGCCGCAAAGCGCCTTCTTCCTGATAGAACCGATCAAAAACAGCCTCAAGTCGATTGGGTTCAATACCGCGTCCCGTATCAGCAACAGTAACTTCCAGCATAGAGCCACCATTACTGCTAGCTTTAATGCTAATTTTTCCTTTAGACGTGGTAAATTTACAAGCGTTATCTAGCAGCTTGGCAAGAACCTCAACCAACCACTCGCCATCGGCTCTCACCAAAGGCAGGGGATTGGGGACTTGGGTAATAATCTTTGGCAATTGAGCATCAGAATGACGGGCGCGGATACTGCTGAGGGCCAGATCAATGCACTCTTGCAATTCCAGTGATTCTGGGTGCCATTGTACGCGACCGCTTTCTAACCGCGAAAGGGTGAGGAAATCCTGCACGAGTTTACGCATCCGTTCCGCGTCGGAGAGAGCAGTGTTAAGCATTACCTGCCGCATTTCTGGAGACATATCAGGTTCGGTTGCCAGACTTTCCAGACAGACTTGGATGGTAGATAAAGGGGTGCGTAATTCGTGACCAGTAATGGCGACCAAGTTGCTGCGGGTGCGGTCGAGGGCTTCTAGCTGCTGGTTGAGGTCTTGCAGGTTAGCGTAGGCTTCAGCTTGAATTAAAGCACCACCGATCTGAGTAGCGATCGCTTCCACCAATTCCAGTTCATCTTCCTCACACTCATACGGTGTCCCGCCGCAATAATGCAACTCCACCATCCCCAGCAACCGATCCTGATACAGCACTGGTACCATTAGCCACGAAGAAATAGAAAAATTGCTCACAATAGCTTGTAGCTGGCTATTAGAGCCTGATTTCAACCCATCCCCGACAATCCGAGAATCTGTATGAGTATCAGTTACATACACTTGTTCTCGCTTCTGTACAACTTCCTCAAACAGAGGATTATTCTCCAAAGGCCAAGTCTGACCTAGCGTTGAGACAAGTCGAGAATCCCCGCTACTACTCACACCCAAAAATTCATGATTAATTGTCGTAGCTGTATCCGTTGAGACGCGATATATTAGACACCGACAAGCAAACAAAGCCTGACCCAACTCCTGCACTGCCACTTCCAGAATTTCATCCGGATGTAGCGGCTGCCCTGTATTGCTACCCCTGCGGATGGCAGTGGTAATCGAGTTTACCAAACGCTCTTTGCGTTCCTGAGCAGAAATAGAGCGATAAGCTTTTAGCAGTTTATACTGCCCAGCTTGCAAGTAAGTCAGCAGGCACTCAACAAACGGATCGGGGTTAGTGGCTGTTGCATTTTGAGCTAATAAATTCTCCCCAACCCCTACAATCCGTGCTACCGACGCAATGCCGTAAGCGTTTTGCGCTTGAGCGATCTTCTCTTCCAACTCCGGGCGATACTGTAAAATCCGATTCAGTAACAATCCAGCAACAGTACAGCTTACTTGCCGATCAAAAGTCCAGATTCCCTCAAATCGCCGGGCTGTGTCCATCTCCAAAGGAGCCGACAGGCGAGACTTTTCTCCTCTGGCTTCTTCCTTCTTAACTCTCGTTTCTTCAGCTGTTCTTTCCCGACACACTAAGCAGGTGGCATAGTGCTGTCCTATCACCACTAAGTGCCATTCTTTACTCAAGCCGTCCTCAGGCTCAAAAGCCACAGTTTCGTAATAGCCCGATCCGTTGGTAAAGGATGTTTCCGGTGCCGCCATCACATATACCTGATCCGTCCGTTCAGCAATCCGTCGATACCGATGAGCCTCCTGACGATAGAAACGCTCTCGCTGGAAGCTGGCAATCACTAGATGCTTGTCTAAAGATGCCAGAATTTGGTCTTCCATAGCATGAGAGAGTGCCGTTAAGGAAGACTTGAAATACATTTGGGTTCGCAGCTGAGGCAGGGCCCAGAGCAGCTCTGTCAGCACAGAAGTCGGTATGATCATTAATTTTGCCGAGTTTTGTACCCGTTCTAATGCTTATCGTACAAAACAGCGCTGCATTCTAACTTTTAAATAGGGTTTCTGTATTTATTTGCTACACATTAGATAGCAAAAAGAAAATTATTATTTATCAGTTATTAATTAAAAAATCTTATATTTTCTCTTTCCTCACTCTCCATCCCCTAATTCCTAGTCTTTATAACCATAATCAGCCCTACTTATCAATCTTTCTTAAGTAGGAGCTGATGTCAAATTAGCATAAGAATTATGCAGAAACTTCATTTACATTAATATTTTGTAACTTTGTATACGAATTTCCTCAGTCAGTCCGCATAACTTATCATCAACGAGCGATTGACGAAACACCTGAAATCGGTTTGGGGGCAGTTGAGCGCTAAGTAATGAGGACACACCCATGACAAGCACAGCCACGCCAACAGCAAGTCTGAACAAGTTTGAAAAATTTAAAGCCGAAAAAGAT
The genomic region above belongs to Funiculus sociatus GB2-C1 and contains:
- a CDS encoding photosystem I reaction center subunit II PsaD, which translates into the protein MPETVETLTGQTPIFGGSTGGLLTKAQTEEKYAITWTSPKEQVFEMPTGGSAIMRQGENLLFLARKEYCIMLGGQQLRAKFKINNYKIYRVFPNGEMEYLHPKDGVFPEKVNPGRPYVGKKERRLGENVEPPKVKFSGRKTYEV
- a CDS encoding DICT sensory domain-containing protein — its product is MIIPTSVLTELLWALPQLRTQMYFKSSLTALSHAMEDQILASLDKHLVIASFQRERFYRQEAHRYRRIAERTDQVYVMAAPETSFTNGSGYYETVAFEPEDGLSKEWHLVVIGQHYATCLVCRERTAEETRVKKEEARGEKSRLSAPLEMDTARRFEGIWTFDRQVSCTVAGLLLNRILQYRPELEEKIAQAQNAYGIASVARIVGVGENLLAQNATATNPDPFVECLLTYLQAGQYKLLKAYRSISAQERKERLVNSITTAIRRGSNTGQPLHPDEILEVAVQELGQALFACRCLIYRVSTDTATTINHEFLGVSSSGDSRLVSTLGQTWPLENNPLFEEVVQKREQVYVTDTHTDSRIVGDGLKSGSNSQLQAIVSNFSISSWLMVPVLYQDRLLGMVELHYCGGTPYECEEDELELVEAIATQIGGALIQAEAYANLQDLNQQLEALDRTRSNLVAITGHELRTPLSTIQVCLESLATEPDMSPEMRQVMLNTALSDAERMRKLVQDFLTLSRLESGRVQWHPESLELQECIDLALSSIRARHSDAQLPKIITQVPNPLPLVRADGEWLVEVLAKLLDNACKFTTSKGKISIKASSNGGSMLEVTVADTGRGIEPNRLEAVFDRFYQEEGALRRTTSGTGLGLAICRQIVSGWGGEIWAESAGKDKGSKFHFTVPIVAKQSMVSSQ